From Clarias gariepinus isolate MV-2021 ecotype Netherlands chromosome 2, CGAR_prim_01v2, whole genome shotgun sequence, one genomic window encodes:
- the LOC128518003 gene encoding trace amine-associated receptor 13c-like: MHILMNLSEFNQSDRCEHFSCPERSVSPAVYILLYVCSAAVVLLTVCGNLLVIISVFHFKQLHTPTNMLVLSLAVSDFLIGALVMPPVLIWTTESCWIFDNCYCISFFVINYILTSLSIYHIALIAVDRYLALSNPFLYTNTISTRTMSIVVSSDWCACLVYNAALFYFNGSLTSSVMCPGECHLFLNEVSSVVDLVITFIFPLSVIIIFYTLVFVIAKKHATAIRELNNHTRLKTQKITSHSMKSERKAAKVLGILVSVFLVCLLPYFIYSLLGDVIKLQTETFLKVFIVAYFNSTINPVIYALFYPWFRKSIKLIITFQIFQADSALINILS, translated from the coding sequence atgcatatattGATGAACCTGTCAGAGTTTAACCAGTCTGATCGCTGTGAGCATTTCTCCTGTCCAGAGAGATCTGTATCTCCTGCAGTTTATATCTTACTGTACGTGTGTTCAGCTGCTGTGGTTCTGCTAACAGTGTGTGGAAATCTGCTGGTCATCATTTCTGTTTTTCACttcaagcagcttcacacaccgACTAACATGCTCGTGCTCTCTCTGGCTGTGTCAGATTTCCTCATTGGGGCGTTGGTGATGCCACCGGTGTTGATCTGGACCACTGAGTCATGCTGGATTTTTGATAATTGTTACTGCAtcagtttttttgtaattaattatattcTCACAAGCCTGTCTATATATCATATTGCTCTGATCGCTGTGGATCGGTATTTGGCTCTCTCAAACCCGTTTctctacacaaacacaatctcTACCAGGACTATGAGCATTGTGGTTTCTTCTGACTGGTGTGCTTGTCTGGTTTATAATGcagcacttttttattttaatggaagCCTCACAAGTTCTGTAATGTGTCCTGGAGAGTGTCATCTTTTTCTTAATGAAGTTTCGTCTGTAGTTGATCTTgtaataacatttatatttccactttctgTTATAATCATATTCTATACTCTGGTTTTTGTGattgctaagaaacatgccactgctatcagagagcttaataatcacacacggcttaaaacacagaaaatcacctcacactcaatgaaatctgagagaaaagcagctaaagtcctcggcattttagtgtctgtgtttctggtgtgtttacttccatattttatttacagtttattaggtGATGTTATTAAGCTACAGACAGAAACATTTCTTAAAGTCTTCATTGTGGCTTATTTTAATTCCACCATTAATCCAGTTATTTATGCTCTGTTTTATCCGTGGTTTAGAAAgagcattaaattaattataacttTCCAAATATTCCAAGCAGACTCTGCATTAATAAATATTCTGTCATAA